The window CCTAAAATAGTTAATCCCGCGTTAATCAGGCAACTATACACCTCATCGGGCTTAATGCCTTGCTGCGGTTGCAGCTTAAAACGCTTACGATGAGGCATACCTTGTTCTATGTGCGTCAAATTACCACAAATTAGGTTTTTGAATAGCAACCCATTGTAGTTGTAAAACATCACTGAAATAACACCGCCTGGTTTGACTTGTTCCAATAATTGATCAAGTACCGCAATTGGATCCGATAGCCACTCCATCACGGCATGAAAAAGCACCAAATCGACAGGTTCATCAAGATGGTCACCAATATGCTGAACAGGACTATGAACTAAGCGATATTGCTCAAGAAGTCCATTTTTAGCAATTTCCTGCTCGGCGAGTGTCAGCATTTCACCAGAAAGATCACATAAAGTGACATAGTGACCTAACTCTGCAACTTTTTGTGACAATTGTCCGATACCCCCACCAGCGTCTAAAACACGCAGCGGAATATCACCGTCGAACCCAGATAGAATCTGCTCTATATCCTGCCAGACAACTGTTTGTCGGATCTGCCCTTTGGCAGTGCCATATATGTTTTTCGCAAATTTTTGCGCTAAATCATCAAAATTTCGATCTTCGATCACGGCAACTTTACGTTATGATAGTGGTTCAAAAAAAGTGAAGCTTATTTTCTCACAAGCGTTATAGGAATAAAGGCTTGTGATGCTTTTTCAAGCTTGATTGCTGAAATTTCGGACGACATTACATGTTTGAACTAAAAAAAATGATATCTGCCTTACTTATGCCCCTACCCGCGATGCTTATTCTTGGGTTTATCGGGTTATTGATTTTATGGTTTACCCGTCGAAAAGGACTTGCTTCTGGCTTTATCGCTTTTGCGTTCTTAGGAATTTTCATGGTCTCTTTCCAACCGATTGCGACTAGTTTATTACGCCCATTAGAAACAGAAAACCAACCATTTGTGCCGTCGTCAACACCTGTAGATTACATCATGGTACTTGGAAGTGGGCATGTTATTGACAAGGCAATGCCAATAACATCCGAATTATCCCGTGCTGCCCTAATGCGCCTATCTGAAGGCATGCGCATTTATCGTCTATTTCCTGGTTCTAAATTGATTCTATCCGGTTATGGCGGTGGCAGTGATATAAGCCAAGCACGTATGATGGCAAAAGTCGCATTAGCGCTAGGGGTGAACAAATCTGATATTTTATTACTTGAAACGGCCCGAGATACTTGGGAAGAAGCATTTCAAGCAGCCTCTGTTGTGGGTGATAAAAATATGGTGCTCGTTACCTCAGCAAGCCACATGACCCGTGCGTTATATGAGTTTAATCAGGCAGGACTAACCCCAACACCCGCACCCACTAACTTTTTAGCCAGTAATAAAATTAAGCAACCATGGGATAGATACGCGCCTAAAGCAAAGTACTTAGAGCAAACTGAGCGCTATTGGCATGAAACCATGGGGCAGATTTGGCAAAGAATACGCGATACAGCAGCAAACGTTGAAAAAGATAAAGTGAATAAATCCAATAAGAATGCTGATATCAACCCTGTCGAAATATTGGATGAAAACGACAGCACTGCCACGCCATAAAACGCTGTAGTAAAATCGCACAAAACCAACATAAGGCTAACATTCATTGTTAGCCTTTTTTATTCACCAAACAAATACTTCTTTTGCTTAGCTTTTCTGCTTGAAGCACAACTTTTACCCCTTATTACTAAAAGTTTTATTATGTGCGATTTTTATATAGCAAATTCGCCTAAAAGTGCTAACGGTTTTGCGACTCACGTCATATTATCAACGTCCTAAGCATATTGATGCTTCTGTCGATATTTCTTAAACATTTTTAGACACAACACACTTTTGTAATAAGTAAGTAAACGGACTTACCGCTTAATTTCTCTTTTTTAGGATTCCACCCATGATTTATCCCATTATTAACTTGGCATTTTTTGCCCTACTCATTGCTTTATTGCTGAAGCAACAGCGCACTGAACAAACTCTTTCTAAGCGCGTATTTACCAGCCTTGGTTTGGGGGTACTTTTTGGTGGTGCATTACAACTTATTTATGGTGGTGGCAGCCAAATAGTTGCAGACACACTTGAATACGTGAACATTGTCGGTGCCGGTTATGTCAGCCTACTGAAAATGATCATCATGCCGTTAATCATGGTATCGATCATTGGCGCCATAGTGAAAGTGAAAGACGCTGGTTCATTGGGTAAAATCTCAGGGTTAACCATTGGTATTCTGCTGGCGACAACCGCTGCTTCAGCGTTAATTGGTATTCTTGTTAGCAATATGTTTGGCTTATCTGCCGATGGCATTGTGCAGGGTGCTCGGGAAATTGCACGTGGTGAAATGCTTGAATCACGCTTAACGAACATTGAAGCGGTGTCGTTTGCTGACATGGTTATTTCTTTCTTTCCTGGTAACCCATTTGCTGACTTAGCGGGTAGCCGTGCAACATCCACCATTGCCGTTGTTATCTTCTCTGCTTTCATTGGTGTAGCAAGCCTGAGTGTTATGCGTACTCACCCTGAATTGGGTGCAAGCTTCGAAAAGTTCATTAACGTTGCTCAAGAAATTGTTCGTACATTAGTGCGTATGGTACTTAGCCTAACGCCTTACGGTGTTCTTGCATTGATGACCAAGGTTGTCGCAGGCTCTAACTATGCTGATATTCTAAGCCTAATTAATTTTGTGATAGCGTCTTACGTTGGCTTAGCACTGCTCCTTGTTATGCATTTGGTTCTTGTTTCATTCGTCGGTGTTAACCCAATTCGTTTCTTGAAGAAAATTCTTCCGGTACTGCTATTTGCTTTCACTTCGCGTTCAAGCGCTGGCACTATCCCACTAAATATTGATACACAAGTTAAGCAACTGGGTAACGGTGAAGGTGTTTCAAACTTCTCGGCATCATTCGGAGCAACAATGGGCCAGAATGGCTGTGCAGGTTTATACCCTGCGATGCTTGCAGTAATGATTGCACCCACCATTGGCATTAACCCACTAGACCCAGGTTTCATTGCTACGCTTATTGCGATTGTAACAATTAGTTCATTTGGTATTGCGGGTGTGGGTGGTGGCGCAACATTTGCTGCGCTAATTGTTCTTTCTGCACTTGATATGCCTGTTGCGCTTGCTGGTCTGCTTATCTCGATCGAACCATTGATTGATATGGGCCGTACTGCTGTAAACGTCAGTGGTGCAATGACAGCCGGTACCATTACTTCTCGTGTACTGGGTCAAGCTGATGACACCATCTTCAATCAAGATCTTGAAACAGATACAACAGCTGATACTGCGAAAGTGTAGTCTGGTTAAATGTAGATTGTTTGAAAAGATAAGATAAAAAAAGACCACTCATTTGAGTGGTCTTTTTATTTGTCTATCAACATCTTATTGATAAACAAATGAAACGTGGATAACGGCTATTTACAGATAATTGTGAACGCTTGCTACTCTTAGCCAATTAAAGCACGTACTTTCTCTAAATCTTCCGGTGTATCAACACCCGCGGGAGGCGCATCAATAGCAACAGCAACATGGATTTTTTCGCCATACCAAAGTACGCGAAGCTGTTCTAATGCTTCCACTTTTTCAAGGGCGCTTGGTTCCCAGTTGATGTAAGTATTTATAAACCCGGCACGATAAGCGTAAATACCGACATGACGTAATAAATTATGATGAATTTCCTTTGGTGATTTCGCATAGTTATCACGATCCCAAGGAATAGATGCTCGGCTGAAATACATCGCATAGCCATCTTTATCCAACACAACTTTTACCGCATTTGGATTAAACACTTCATCTTCGTGATCAATCTCGACACCTAGCGTTGCCATTGGTGCATTGTTGTTTGCTAGATTATCTGCGACTTGTCGAATAATGGTGTCAGGAATTAATGGTTCATCACCTTGTACATTAACGACAATATGATCATCTGCTAACTGATATTTTTCAACCACTTCAGCAAGGCGCTCTGTGCCTGATTCATGATCATCTCGCGTTAAACATACTTCGCCGCCGAAGGCTTTAACGGCATCAACAATACGTTGGTCATCCGTTGCTACGATCACTAGATCTGCACCGGCTTTACTAGCCTGCTCGTACACCCACTGAACCATTGGCTTGCCACCAATATCAGCCAAAGGCTTACCCGGCAGGCGGGTTGATTGATAACGCGCTGGAATAACTACCGTAAATGACATTACTTTACCTCGTCTGAACTCAGCGTTCGCGCTTCAGGTTCGATCAATACAGGGATACCATCTTGAATAGGATAAGCTAGACGATCAAACTTACAAATCAGTTCATTTTTTTCTTTATCGTAGTTCAATTTACCTTTACATACTGGGCATGCTACGATTTCAAGCAGACGGTGATCCATATTCTTCCTTTACCTTAATTATTCGATTAATAATGGCAGTCGCATTCGATGTGGGTATCACTGCATCTACAGGTACATACCACCAATTCGACTGCGCAAAAGCGTGGCATTTAACCGCATCTTTTTCTGTCATCACTAAATGTTGTCCCTGTTGGGCCAAATGTTTTAATTCCGTTTCTGAGAATGCCTGATGGTCAGTAAATGGCTGACAATGTACAGGTGTTACTCCCAGTTCTTCTAATGTTTTAAAAAAACGGGGTGGATGACCAATGCCGGCCATTGCCACAATATTCTCTAATTCATTAATTGAACATCGCTCGCCCGTTTTAACATTAATTAATGCTGAGGGCTGCAGGTGCATCGGCGCTTCGTTTTTTTGCGCCTTTCCACCGTTACAAATCAAGAAATCAACGTCAGCTAAGCGATCACACGTTTCACGCAATGGTCCTAATGGCAGTAATTGCTGATTACCAAAGCGGCGTTGACCATCAATAACAACAAATTCGATGTCTCTTGCGAGTGCATAATGCTGTAGACCGTCATCGGTAATAATCACATCAACATCATGTTCGAGTAACATCATTACTGCATCAGATCGGATGGGTGATACCGCAACAGGTGCCCCCGTCCTTCGACGAATTAATACTGGCTCATCACCGACGAGGTCTGTTGAAGTCTTATCTTCAACCAAATAAGGGTAATGTGGCGCTTTACCACCATAACCACGAGAAACAACCCCCGGCTTAAGCCCTTTCGCTTGTAGCTGTTCAACGAGCCATACAACAAC is drawn from Photobacterium profundum SS9 and contains these coding sequences:
- the cmoM gene encoding tRNA uridine 5-oxyacetic acid(34) methyltransferase CmoM translates to MIEDRNFDDLAQKFAKNIYGTAKGQIRQTVVWQDIEQILSGFDGDIPLRVLDAGGGIGQLSQKVAELGHYVTLCDLSGEMLTLAEQEIAKNGLLEQYRLVHSPVQHIGDHLDEPVDLVLFHAVMEWLSDPIAVLDQLLEQVKPGGVISVMFYNYNGLLFKNLICGNLTHIEQGMPHRKRFKLQPQQGIKPDEVYSCLINAGLTILGKTGVRTFHDYMQNAMVGDYSFEQVLEMEQKLCRQEPYLSLGRYIHVYARKPLCEEMQVNGSNCE
- the elyC gene encoding envelope biogenesis factor ElyC, translated to MFELKKMISALLMPLPAMLILGFIGLLILWFTRRKGLASGFIAFAFLGIFMVSFQPIATSLLRPLETENQPFVPSSTPVDYIMVLGSGHVIDKAMPITSELSRAALMRLSEGMRIYRLFPGSKLILSGYGGGSDISQARMMAKVALALGVNKSDILLLETARDTWEEAFQAASVVGDKNMVLVTSASHMTRALYEFNQAGLTPTPAPTNFLASNKIKQPWDRYAPKAKYLEQTERYWHETMGQIWQRIRDTAANVEKDKVNKSNKNADINPVEILDENDSTATP
- a CDS encoding L-cystine transporter encodes the protein MIYPIINLAFFALLIALLLKQQRTEQTLSKRVFTSLGLGVLFGGALQLIYGGGSQIVADTLEYVNIVGAGYVSLLKMIIMPLIMVSIIGAIVKVKDAGSLGKISGLTIGILLATTAASALIGILVSNMFGLSADGIVQGAREIARGEMLESRLTNIEAVSFADMVISFFPGNPFADLAGSRATSTIAVVIFSAFIGVASLSVMRTHPELGASFEKFINVAQEIVRTLVRMVLSLTPYGVLALMTKVVAGSNYADILSLINFVIASYVGLALLLVMHLVLVSFVGVNPIRFLKKILPVLLFAFTSRSSAGTIPLNIDTQVKQLGNGEGVSNFSASFGATMGQNGCAGLYPAMLAVMIAPTIGINPLDPGFIATLIAIVTISSFGIAGVGGGATFAALIVLSALDMPVALAGLLISIEPLIDMGRTAVNVSGAMTAGTITSRVLGQADDTIFNQDLETDTTADTAKV
- the kdsB gene encoding 3-deoxy-manno-octulosonate cytidylyltransferase, whose amino-acid sequence is MSFTVVIPARYQSTRLPGKPLADIGGKPMVQWVYEQASKAGADLVIVATDDQRIVDAVKAFGGEVCLTRDDHESGTERLAEVVEKYQLADDHIVVNVQGDEPLIPDTIIRQVADNLANNNAPMATLGVEIDHEDEVFNPNAVKVVLDKDGYAMYFSRASIPWDRDNYAKSPKEIHHNLLRHVGIYAYRAGFINTYINWEPSALEKVEALEQLRVLWYGEKIHVAVAIDAPPAGVDTPEDLEKVRALIG
- a CDS encoding Trm112 family protein; this translates as MDHRLLEIVACPVCKGKLNYDKEKNELICKFDRLAYPIQDGIPVLIEPEARTLSSDEVK
- the lpxK gene encoding tetraacyldisaccharide 4'-kinase, whose translation is MAALIEKFWFGHHPKGLMLLLNVLFWPVFWPLSKLFGFISVRRRNKYQTGEKVAYRAPVPVVVVGNITAGGNGKTPVVVWLVEQLQAKGLKPGVVSRGYGGKAPHYPYLVEDKTSTDLVGDEPVLIRRRTGAPVAVSPIRSDAVMMLLEHDVDVIITDDGLQHYALARDIEFVVIDGQRRFGNQQLLPLGPLRETCDRLADVDFLICNGGKAQKNEAPMHLQPSALINVKTGERCSINELENIVAMAGIGHPPRFFKTLEELGVTPVHCQPFTDHQAFSETELKHLAQQGQHLVMTEKDAVKCHAFAQSNWWYVPVDAVIPTSNATAIINRIIKVKEEYGSPSA